From Leptodactylus fuscus isolate aLepFus1 chromosome 11, aLepFus1.hap2, whole genome shotgun sequence, one genomic window encodes:
- the HIPK4 gene encoding homeodomain-interacting protein kinase 4: MTLLRSKTDYYQVVEELGRGTFGKVLKALKKETGEPVAIKVIRNDQIRSRVIKNEIKLLNVLQKVDLDKFHLISFFEYFHIQDNFYLVFELLQQSLYDYQKKIRFAPIPIKHIRTITTQVLEALSKLKELSVIHCDLKPENIVLVDHVRYPFRVKVIDFGSASILSEVKHVREPYIQSRFYRAPEILLGLPFCEKLDMWSLGCIIAELHFGYPLYPGNSEYDQIRYICETQGLPDYHLLRAASKALFFFKYNVDAQRRIQWRIKTRAEYQVAARVQPVENRKYILKSLDHIEVLYTSKPNYTQQEVLAERSDLRNMVELMKRLLTWDPNKRINPNTALKHPFIAFQTPKTHYKDIRYKQITSEQGRYDATQQRPPGSLHSLRSPSCHQGQILNGEEVDNMVEQMNSLHIEQPTVETHLKVTDDASPHPESADLPNLQDPPQHKTPLHPDVGRDMAATPLDNYHTPKSSKSLQYSKSEMFYKNGSPISASKAQVEDQTTGKNPEKQSAAPPTGRVSDNSDDWETGTAKSNDGCKQEGMAALYGKYPMNRRRVARSHAEPSVAGDAIGLLSISVGQPH, encoded by the exons ATGACTCTTCTTCGCTCAAAAACCGACTACTACCAGGTGGTGGAGGAGCTCGGGAGAGGGACTTTCGGAAAAGTACTGAAAGCTTTGAAAAAGGAAACGGGAGAACCGGTGGCCATCAAAGTGATCAGAAACGATCAGATCAGGAGCCGCGTTATCAAGAACGAGATCAAGCTCCTGAATGTCCTCCAGAAGGTCGACCTAGACAAGTTTCATCTTATAAGTTTCTTCGAATATTTCCATATCCAAGATAACTTTTACTTGGTCTTTGAGCTTCTACAGCAGAGTCTGTACGACTACCAGAAGAAGATCCGGTTTGCTCCCATTCCTATAAAACACATAAGGACCATCACCACCCAAGTCTTAGAAGCCCTTTCCAAGCTGAAGGAGCTCTCCGTTATCCACTGTGACCTAAAGCCTGAGAATATAGTGCTGGTCGATCACGTACGATATCCGTTCCGAGTTAAAGTGATCGATTTTGGTTCGGCCAGCATTTTAAGTGAGGTGAAACATGTGAGGGAGCCGTATATACAATCCCGCTTCTACAGAGCTCCGGAAATCCTTCTCGGGCTGCCTTTCTGTGAGAAATTGGACATGTGGTCTCTGGGGTGTATCATCGCTGAGCTCCACTTTGGTTATCCTCTGTACCCTGGGAACAGTGAATACGACCAGATCAGGTACATATGCGAGACACAAGGGCTGCCAGACTACCATTTGTTACGTGCGGCCAGTAAAGCACTCTTCTTCTTTAAGTACAATGTAGACGCCCAAAGACGAATCCAATGGAGGATCAAAACTAGAGCAGAATATCAAGTGGCGGCCAGAGTGCAACCTGTCGAGAATAGGAAATATATTCTGAAATCCCTGGACCACATAGAGGTCTTGTACACCTCTAAACCCAATTACACACAGCAAGAAGTCCTGGCTGAACGTTCTGACCTGAGGAACATGGTGGAGCTCATGAAGAGGTTGCTGACCTGGGACCCCAACAAGAGGATTAACCCCAATACAGCTCTCAAGCATCCGTTCATAGCTTTCCAGACACCAAAGACGCACTATAAGGACATCAGATACAAGCAGATAACATCAGAGCAGGGCCGATACGACGCCACACAACAAAGGCCACCAGGAAGTCTCCATAGTCTTAGGTCTCCGAGCTGCCACCAAGGTCAGATATTGAATGGAGAAGAGGTTGATAACATGGTGGAGCAAATGAACAGCCTCCACATTGAACAACCTACGGTAGAAACTCACTTGAAGGTGACAGATGATGCTTCACCCCATCCGGAGTCAGCAGACCTCCCAAATCTACAAGATCCTCCACAGCACAAGACACCACTTCACCCAGATGTAGGAAGGGATATGGCAGCAACTCCACTGGATAATTATCACACCCCAAAATCTTCTAAGTCTCTTCAGTATTCAAAGTCAGAAATGTTCTATAAGAATGGATCaccaatatctgcaagcaaagcCCAAGTAGAAGACCAGACTACTGGGAAGAATCCAGAG AAGCAGAGTGCAGCGCCCCCTACAGGTAGAGTCAGCGACAACTCGGACGACTGGGAGACTGGCACAGCAAAGAGCAACGATGGCTGCAAAcaggag GGGATGGCGGCATTATATGGTAAATATCCAATGAATAGGCGCCGTGTAGCGCGCAGCCATGCTGAGCCCTCTGTAGCAGGAGATGCCATCGGCCTCCTCAGCATCAGTGTAGGGCAGCCCCACTAA
- the PLD3 gene encoding 5'-3' exonuclease PLD3, which yields MKPKVVYKPISSPDEAEDHVLYMGRLQNSARRYYQCALVIAAVVTVLFCLMAAQLLLFPMLFTSSAVKTETTVKQDNSCSEPCSIVLVESIPEGLDYAPNSTINPSVFQNWMKLLSQAERSVDIASFYWTLTNNDTHTQHPSANEGEQILQEMMKLKQRGVSLRVAVNPSGSPAKDKDIDALRDSGAEVRVVDLPHLTNGVLHTKFWVVDGKHLYIGSANMDWRSLTQVKELGTAVYNCTCLAQDLGKIFEAYWALGEANATIPSPWPDKFSTIYNKETPMEVSLNNTASLVYLSSSPPPLSAKGRTDDIDAILSVIDDAKQFVYISVMDYTPTEEFSKPRRYWPAIDNHLRKAVYERHVTVRLLISCWANSKPNMFPFLSSLAALHSNKSHYDIEVKIFIVPTSPEQKHIPFARVNHNKYMVTDRAAYIGTSNWAGDYFIRTAGSAIVVNQTCAANATNTVQRQLEAVFTRDWNSNYSRVLHSLTSYKEKCLF from the exons ATGAAACCCAAAGTGGTCTACAAGCCG ATTTCCTCCCCAGACGAGGCTGAAGATCATGTCCTGTACATGGGCCGCCTGCAGAATAGTGCGCGCCGG TACTATCAATGTGCATTGGTCATTGCCGCTGTGGTCACCGTGCTCTTCTGTCTCATGGCCGCTCAACTTCTGCTGTTCCCGATGCTCTTTACAAGTTCAGCTGTGAAGACGGAAACTACAGTCAAGCAGGATAACAGCTGTAGTGAGCCGTGCAG TATCGTTCTAGTAGAGAGTATCCCTGAAGGGCTGGATTACGCCCCAAACTCCACCATCAATCCTTCAGTATTTCAGAACTGGATGAAGCTTCTAAGCCAGGCCGAGCGCAGCGTGGACATTGCATCTTTCTACTGGACCTTGACCAATAATGACACACACACCCAGCACCCGTCAGCCAATGAG GGGGAACAAATCCTGCAAGAAATGATGAAATTAAAGCAGCGAGGGGTCAGCCTCAGAGTGGCTGTCAACCCGTCCGGATCTCCAGCGAAGGACAAGGACATTGATGCCCTGAGAGACAGCG GGGCTGAGGTCCGGGTCGTAGACCTGCCGCACCTGACCAATGGGGTCCTGCACACCAAATTCTGGGTGGTGGACGGGAAGCACTTGTATATTGGGAGCGCCAACATGGACTGGAGATCATTGACACAG GTTAAGGAATTGGGCACCGCCGTCTATAACTGCACCTGCCTTGCTCAAGATTTGGGAAAAATCTTTGAGGCTTATTGGGCACTTGGTGAAGCCAACGCTACCATACCCTCTCCATGGCCGGACAAATTCTCCACCATTTACAACAAAGAGACTCCCATGGAAGTGTCGCTAAACAACACGGCCTCCCTCGTGTACCTGTCT AGTTCGCCTCCACCACTGTCAGCGAAGGGGAGGACGGATGACATTGACGCCATCCTGAGTGTGATCGATGACGCCAAGCAGTTTGTCTATATCTCTGTCATGGATTACACCCCTACTGAGGAGTTCTCTAAACCCCGAAG GTACTGGCCAGCGATTGACAACCATCTGAGGAAAGCTGTGTATGAGCGTCACGTGACCGTCCGCCTGTTAATCAGCTGCTGGGCCAATTCTAAGCCGAATATGTTCCCCTTCTTGAGCTCCCTCGCTGCGCTGCACAGTAATAAGTCGCACTACGACATAGAAGTG AAAATTTTCATCGTTCCGACATCTCCAGAACAGAAACACATCCCCTTTGCTCGTGTAAATCATAACAAGTATATGGTGACGGACAGAGCGGCCTATATAG GTACCTCCAACTGGGCGGGGGATTATTTCATCCGTACTGCAGGATCTGCCATAGTGGTGAATCAGACCTGCGCGGCCAACGCCACCAACACCGTCCAGAGGCAACTGGAAGCCGTATTCACCAGAGACTGGAACTCCAACTACAGCCGAGTATTACACTCCCTGACGTCGTACAAGGAAAAGTGTCTGTTCTAG